The following proteins come from a genomic window of Malus sylvestris chromosome 4, drMalSylv7.2, whole genome shotgun sequence:
- the LOC126618298 gene encoding uncharacterized protein LOC126618298, producing MESYLQGHDLWEVVGGGEVTQPATEDANGVLRKWKIKAGKAMFALKTTIDEEMLEHIRDAKTPKEAWDTFVTLFSKKNDTRLQLLENELLSMAQRHMTIAQYFHKVKSICREISELDPTAPIGETRMKRIIIHGLRPEYRGFVAAIQGWPTQPSFVEFENLLAG from the coding sequence ATGGAGTCTTACTTACAAGGTCATGACCTTTGGGAGGTTGTCGGTGGTGGAGAAGTTACACAACCAGCGACAGAAGATGCCAATGGCGTCTTGCGAAAGTGGAAAATTAAAGCAGGCAAAGCAATGTTTGCTTTAAAGACCacaattgatgaagaaatgttgGAGCACATTCGGGATGCCAAAACACCAAAGGAAGCATGGGACACTTTTGTTACACTCTTCTCAAAGAAGAATGATACAAGACTGCAACTTCTCGAGAACGAGCTGCTATCGATGGCGCAACGCCACATGACGATTGCCCAGTACTTTCACAAGGTGAAGTCGATATGCCGCGAAATTTCAGAGTTAGATCCAACAGCTCCTATTGGGGAAACCAGGATGAAGAGAATAATTATCCATGGTTTGAGACCCGAATATCGTGGGTTTGTTGCCGCTATACAGGGATGGCCGACACAACCATCATttgttgagtttgaaaatttgcttgCAGGTTAA